ATCGGTTACGGCAAAATGAAATCCGTAATCTCCAACGGCGATACCGGCCGAACGACCTTTCCATTCTTCGAGGGCTGCATGCAGCGTTCCGCCTTTTTTCTGTATCACAAAATCAATCACCATGGTGGTTCCTCCAAAAAGTGCCGCGCGGGTTCCGGTCTCGAAATTATCGCTGGACGCGGTTCCCATAAAAGGCATGTCAAGATGCACATGCGGATCAATACCGCCCGGAAATACTAGCTTTCCGCTGGCATCAATTACCTTGTCTGCTTTTACATCAAGGTTTTTTCCAATCGTGGTGATGGTATCTTTTTCAATAAAAATATCTGCCACATAATCATCGGCGGCAGTAATGATGCGACCATTTTTTATCAGGGTTGACATAAGTTCAGTAATTAGTATTTAGTACTCAGTACAATTTAATAACAAAACGTATCGGCGATGGCGATTCCTTTTTCAATGGCATCAAGACCTTCGTCCATCTCAGCTTTATTCACGGTAAGCGGAGGTGCAACAAAAATCCAGTTCCAGCGAATCATCGCGTAAACGCCCGATTCCTTTATTTTCGCAGCCACCTTGCTCATGATTTCCATCTCGGCAGGTTTGGCATTCCATGGAGCCATTGGGTCTTTATTCTCTCTGTTCTTCACCAGTTCTATCGCGCCCAGCAAACCTCTGTTGCGGAATATGCCTATCGACGGATGTTTTTCTGCCATCTGTGCCACGCGCAAATCGGCGTATTCGCCCATCAGGCGCGCATTTTCAATGATGTTGTCATCTTTGTAGATGTCGAGTACTTCATTCGCGGCAGCCAGACAAACAGGATGTCCGTAGTGTGTAAGTCCCGTGACAAGCGGGTTTGTATCAAAGAATGCTGACACTTTTTCGGAAGCTACCACGCCGCCCAGAGGCAGATACCCGGCAGTGATGCCTTTGGCAAACACAAGCAGGTCGGGCACTACGCCATGGTGCTCAATGCCGAACCATTTGCCGGTCCGTCCGAATCCACTCATTACTTCATCATCAATTACCAGGAAATCGTATTTTTCTGAAAGCGATTTCACGCCTTTCCAGTAACCGTCAGGATATTTTGTGCAGCCCGATGTGCCCGATTCGCCTTCAAGGATGATGGCGGCAATGGTTTGTGGTCCTTCAAACTGAATGATGCGCTCAAGGTGGTTCAGAGCCATCACACAGCTTTCTTCGGCCGTTTTGCTTCCCCATGGGCAGCGATAGGGGAAAGGTCCTTCGAAATGTACGATATTCGGCATCAGATTCTGATACATGGGCTGATTGCGGGGGTCGCCTCCGGCAGCAATGGCGCCATGTGTAGCTCCGTGATACGAGCGATATTGGGTGAGTATTTTTTGTTTTCCCGTGAACCAACGGGCCATCTTCATCGCGTTTTCAATGGCTTCGGCTCCGCCGAGCGTGAAAAATGTTTTGGTAAGGTCACCGGGGGTTATCTCTGCGATCTTGCGACCAACCTCACCTCTTACTTTTGTTGTAAACAGTGCCGGGCAAACAAAAGAGAGTTTTTCCATTTGCTTCACAACGGCCTGTGTCACGCGCTGGTTGCCGTGTCCTATGTTCATGTTGACCAGCTGTGATGCAAAGTCAAGGAATTTTTTGCCTGTGGCTGTATAGAAATAAACACCTTCTGCTTTCTCAATGATTTCGGGATTAAGCCCTGCCTGTTTGTTCCAGGGGAAAAAGGTGTATTTTTTTGATTCGTTTACCAGTTCGGCACTCTCTTCAGTTGAAATAAATTCGTCCATTATTTAATACGTTTTATTATGAATTAATTTTTTAATTTCTGCTTGTAAAGTCAATAATTTTTCAAATTTTTCCGCTAAAGGCGGACAGGCGACTTTCGACTTTCGACTATGTTTACCCCATCGTTATCGTTTCATCTCTTACCCAGTCGGAGGGCATTTCGTAATAATTAATCATTTTATGAACCGGGCACACGAAACTGCATACCATACAGCTCAGGCATTTGTTCTCAAGGGGTACCGGTCTGCGTTTGTTACTGTCCCATTCAAGTGCCTGTCCGCCCGAATCGTTGCACACTACGAAACACTGTCCGCATCCGATACAGCGGTCAAGGTCGTATTTGGCAATACCCTGACGTTTCAAATCGAAATGATCGGTCTCGCACAAACTGGGCAATGCTTTACCAACAAGGTCAGAAACATGCGCGATATTCTTGCTCTGCATGTAGTCTGATAATCCTTCAATCATATCTTCAACAATGCCGTATCCGTAGTGAATCACACCTGTTGTGACCTGCACCGTACTCGCGCCAAGCAGAATATATTCCAAGGCATCTATCCATGTTTCTATGCCGCCCATGCCTGAGATGGGAAGTCCCAGTTCTTTATTCTGAGCCAGATCTGCGATGTAGCGCAGTCCGATAGGTTTCACTGCAGGACCTGAGTAACCGCTGATTGAGCCTTTTCCAAACACGTTCAGCGTAGGAACAATCTGGTTAATGTCGATTCCCGACAATCCTTTTACCGTATTTATGGCTGAAATTGCGTCGGCACCGCCGCGTTTGGCGAAGAGTGCGGGCACGTTCATATCGGTAATGTTCGGTGTCATTTTGGCAACCAGCGGAAGGTGTGTAACCTTGCGAACTGTTTCTGTGAATTGTTGTACCAGATGTTCTACCTGACCAACCTTGGCACCGGAGCCTTCAACGGTCATGTGGGGGCAGGAAAAATTCAGTTCAAGAATGTCGGCACCGGCTTCGGTTGCAGCAATGGCAAGGTCTGCCCATTCCTGGTTTGAGAAGCCCATGATACTCGCCATTAAAATATGATCCGGCCAATGTTTTTTTAAATACGTCATGTCTCTGAGATTCGCTTGTAATCCGCGGTCAGAGGTTTGTTCCACGTTCTGCAGTCCGATGAGCCTTTCGTCGTTGTAGCTATAGTCCTTCATGCGTGGCGACGGATGAATGATGGGAAGCCTGTCTGAAACGATGGTTTTATAGGCTACTCCGGCCCAACCTGCATCAAATGCACGACCCACCATTTCGGCACTGTTTGATACCGGTGATGATGATAGCAGGAAGGGGTTTTTAAACTTCACACCACAAAACTCAACCGATAAATCTATCTTATGTTTCATTATTTTACCCTCCTGTTTTTGATGTAATGGTCAATGGCGGCCGCTGCTTTTTTGCCGTCGCGCACGGCTTTTATAATAAGTGCGGGACCGTTCACAATATCGCCTCCGGCAAATATTCCGGGAACAGATGTGGCGCAGCTTGCAGCATCCGTCTTTATCAATTCTTTCTCAACTTTTACGTTGGGATACATTTTATATTCTGCATCAGCGGTACCGGAGCCAATGGCTTCAATAATGGTATCAGCCTTGAGCTCCCAGTCGGAACCGGCTATTTCAATGGGTTTACGGCGACCGTCTTTGTCAGCGGCCCCGAGTTCGGTGCGGCGTAAAAGTATTCCGGAAACCTTGCCATCTTTTTCAATATAATCAATCGGCTGATTGAGCAATAGCAGATGTGTGCCAGCATTCAGGATGTTCAGCTTTTCGTCTTCCTCGGCAGGCATCTGCAAAAATGACCGTCGGTAAACAAGATAAACATCTTTTGCGCCAAGCATAACAGATGTTTCAACGCAATCCATGGCAACGGATCCGCCGCCGATTACAGCCACTGTTTTATCTTTTAAATGTGATTCAATCAGCTTCGAATTCCCTTCTTTCATCTTCGAAAGAATTTCTGTGGATGAGAAAACGCCTTTGATATTTTTATCGTTCAGGCGGGCCGGATTCCACAGGCCGGTTGCAACAAATACCGCGTCGAATCCTGTGTTCAGAAGATTCTCAACAGCGCCGTCGCCATGAATGGTTGTATTGCATTTGAATGTAACGCCCAGTTTTACGATAGGCTCCAGTTCTTTCTGAAGATAATTGACCGGAAAGCGGTGGTCGGGAACACCGTAACGCAGCACGCCGCCGGCTTCGGCACGGGCTTCAAAAACGGTGACACTGTAACCCAATTTTGCAAGAGCTGCAGCGCAAGTAATACCTGCTGGTCCGGAGCCAACAATGGCAACTGCGCTGTTTTGTTTTTCAACAACGTCTCCGGCACTGAAATCAAAATCAAGATTCCACGAATATTCCATCAGGAATCGTTGAATTTTCCCGATGCGGATAGGTTTGTCAATACTTGTAGCGCTGCATTCTTTTTCGCAGAGTTGAGCTGTTGGGCATAAAATACCGCAAGCAGTACCGAGAACATTATTATTTTTTATGGTACGGATGGCGCCTGTGATATTGCGCATTCTCAGTTTCCGTATAAACGCACCGGGGTCAGTTCCTCCGGGGCAGCCTTTGGAGCAGGGTGCATCATAGCAAAGCAAACAGCGGTTTGCTTCGGCTAATGCCTGCTGAATATCAAATCCATTTTCAAAGGTGTATGATTTTGTTTTCTCCATTTTTGCCTCCTGAAATTGATGTTATTACAACGTGTCAGATAATGTTATTTATATACCCAATCAGAAATCTGTCTGACGTGCATTTATTGAATACACATCAAAAATTTGCCAAGTATAAAAGTAAACATTTTTTTATGACAAAGAGAGTCATCAGGCGATTTCCCGAATCGATATTGTTTTGGAATAGCCGGAAAGTAGAGACTGCAATTTTCACAAGTGATTGCAAAAGCAGGCAATACCTGTATTGCATTTTACCTGCAATTAAAGCAATTTAATTGATCTATTCAGCAATCAGTCTTCCTGTGCCAAAAAGTTTTTGGTTGCTGAACAGCATAAAGAAATAAATACCTTCAGTGAGGTTTTTACTTTCAACCTTATACGATTCTCCGCTTATCTTTTCAAATTGCTGAACCAACCTTCCGTCCGTGTCGTAAATACGTAATGTAAGCAGGTCATTATCCGGATTACTGAAAGTGAGAAATGTGTTTTCATTGAATGGGTTGGGAGAAACAATTACTGCATTTGTTCCGGAAGGCATTTCTTCTGTCGATGATCCTGAGCAACCGGTATAATTTAAAGTCATGGCTGCGGGACCGCAGGGATTGGCAACAGTACTTCCTCCTGTATTACCAATAACCGCGAGTTCATTGGCGTTATTTCTGGTAAGAACATAATTTGCACCCAATATCTCATATGCCGGTCGAAGTGTTCGGGCGGTCATTCCGCTGTCAAGCGCCCAGTGCATCACATCTCCCAATTCTCCGTAATGTCCCTGCTGCACAAAATGACCTATCTCATGCGTTGACACACTTTGAAAATCATATTCATTGGTGGCAGGCAATGCCGTTAAGAAATTCCAGCTTATGGTATGATTAAAAATGATGTCACATTCTTTCAGGTACCTGTACGTTGAGCCACCCGCCTGGCATGCATCATAAAAGGAAGTTGCTCTTCCCAGCGTGCCCGCGGGGAGTGCAGCCGTATTGTCGAAAGAAATTACATTTGTTCCGTCCATTTGGCTTATCCCTGTTGCCGTCGTTGCTGCGCCTGCTGTTTTCCAATTCACGCCTGTGGCACATCGCCATAAATCAAGACCATATGTGAACCGTGCCACGGCATTGGTATTTGTATAAAAATCGTTATTGAAAGTCCATGTATAGCCGCCTGTGGTATTCGTATTTACAAGGTCAAAGGTGAAGGATTTATAGGTAGCGCCTCCGTCGCTTGAAAGGTATGAGTTGGTAATATTATAGGTGACAACAAGCGGTTGGGGAGATCCATAGTAAATCGTGTCAGGACCTAATATATATACAGTACCGCTCGTGGCCTGAGTGGGCACATACGTTTTAATCTGGGTGTCGCTCCAGCTAATAATCTGGTTGCAGGCAGTAGGCGGCGAAATGATACCGTTCGGTGTATTGTTGGCATCGTGGAACCATATACTGGTTGGAATAGTTCCAAAGCCGCTTCCGTTGATTGTAATCTCGGTGTAAGTACCGGCAGTA
Above is a genomic segment from Bacteroidota bacterium containing:
- the preA gene encoding NAD-dependent dihydropyrimidine dehydrogenase subunit PreA yields the protein MKHKIDLSVEFCGVKFKNPFLLSSSPVSNSAEMVGRAFDAGWAGVAYKTIVSDRLPIIHPSPRMKDYSYNDERLIGLQNVEQTSDRGLQANLRDMTYLKKHWPDHILMASIMGFSNQEWADLAIAATEAGADILELNFSCPHMTVEGSGAKVGQVEHLVQQFTETVRKVTHLPLVAKMTPNITDMNVPALFAKRGGADAISAINTVKGLSGIDINQIVPTLNVFGKGSISGYSGPAVKPIGLRYIADLAQNKELGLPISGMGGIETWIDALEYILLGASTVQVTTGVIHYGYGIVEDMIEGLSDYMQSKNIAHVSDLVGKALPSLCETDHFDLKRQGIAKYDLDRCIGCGQCFVVCNDSGGQALEWDSNKRRPVPLENKCLSCMVCSFVCPVHKMINYYEMPSDWVRDETITMG
- a CDS encoding FAD-dependent oxidoreductase — protein: MEKTKSYTFENGFDIQQALAEANRCLLCYDAPCSKGCPGGTDPGAFIRKLRMRNITGAIRTIKNNNVLGTACGILCPTAQLCEKECSATSIDKPIRIGKIQRFLMEYSWNLDFDFSAGDVVEKQNSAVAIVGSGPAGITCAAALAKLGYSVTVFEARAEAGGVLRYGVPDHRFPVNYLQKELEPIVKLGVTFKCNTTIHGDGAVENLLNTGFDAVFVATGLWNPARLNDKNIKGVFSSTEILSKMKEGNSKLIESHLKDKTVAVIGGGSVAMDCVETSVMLGAKDVYLVYRRSFLQMPAEEDEKLNILNAGTHLLLLNQPIDYIEKDGKVSGILLRRTELGAADKDGRRKPIEIAGSDWELKADTIIEAIGSGTADAEYKMYPNVKVEKELIKTDAASCATSVPGIFAGGDIVNGPALIIKAVRDGKKAAAAIDHYIKNRRVK
- a CDS encoding T9SS type A sorting domain-containing protein encodes the protein MKTNILRLTSVCCAIILCIMTGLSLPTLNAQNCMMKPVSLQQRINNSSIVIEGRVVSKQSFWNVQKTMIFTQYDVTVYKYFKGSTDNLNITLLAEGGQVGDELITLVPNIDLAVGDVGIFDLTENNLVSNISFSNPAYQAYAGGQSFIRYFKNRNIISGVYDSYENIDLLYQKISSITHQSFVELSSFSAKDYLSIHANNNKSVVISSISPLTVTAGTYTEITINGSGFGTIPTSIWFHDANNTPNGIISPPTACNQIISWSDTQIKTYVPTQATSGTVYILGPDTIYYGSPQPLVVTYNITNSYLSSDGGATYKSFTFDLVNTNTTGGYTWTFNNDFYTNTNAVARFTYGLDLWRCATGVNWKTAGAATTATGISQMDGTNVISFDNTAALPAGTLGRATSFYDACQAGGSTYRYLKECDIIFNHTISWNFLTALPATNEYDFQSVSTHEIGHFVQQGHYGELGDVMHWALDSGMTARTLRPAYEILGANYVLTRNNANELAVIGNTGGSTVANPCGPAAMTLNYTGCSGSSTEEMPSGTNAVIVSPNPFNENTFLTFSNPDNDLLTLRIYDTDGRLVQQFEKISGESYKVESKNLTEGIYFFMLFSNQKLFGTGRLIAE
- a CDS encoding aminotransferase class III-fold pyridoxal phosphate-dependent enzyme, with product MDEFISTEESAELVNESKKYTFFPWNKQAGLNPEIIEKAEGVYFYTATGKKFLDFASQLVNMNIGHGNQRVTQAVVKQMEKLSFVCPALFTTKVRGEVGRKIAEITPGDLTKTFFTLGGAEAIENAMKMARWFTGKQKILTQYRSYHGATHGAIAAGGDPRNQPMYQNLMPNIVHFEGPFPYRCPWGSKTAEESCVMALNHLERIIQFEGPQTIAAIILEGESGTSGCTKYPDGYWKGVKSLSEKYDFLVIDDEVMSGFGRTGKWFGIEHHGVVPDLLVFAKGITAGYLPLGGVVASEKVSAFFDTNPLVTGLTHYGHPVCLAAANEVLDIYKDDNIIENARLMGEYADLRVAQMAEKHPSIGIFRNRGLLGAIELVKNRENKDPMAPWNAKPAEMEIMSKVAAKIKESGVYAMIRWNWIFVAPPLTVNKAEMDEGLDAIEKGIAIADTFCY